A stretch of Fusarium poae strain DAOMC 252244 chromosome 2, whole genome shotgun sequence DNA encodes these proteins:
- a CDS encoding hypothetical protein (TransMembrane:12 (i36-54o74-97i109-128o134-158i170-192o204-226i272-291o315-338i350-370o376-398i410-431o443-464i)): MSAPSSLSERRDEAMTESTSWLAKVHPYFKNPSHVLVFKLDCLLLVWAFIAGLFKDMDQSATTAAFVSGMKEDLNLYGNELVEFTTYFSIGYAIFIVPSQLIQTRVRPSIFLPVCEIIWGLFTLFTYKAPNAKIIFALRFLLGVFESTSWPGIVNLIFNWYRPEELGKRLAIFGVSGVAGNMFLGILQAALYKNLDGVSGHAGWQWLFIVSGIMTIFWGFIGLLVIPDSPAITRALWLTEAEKELARLRMSDCGVKTSGIIPFKTLVHKLKLLVMSPLSYLFLAAYLQFAWSQRANSYFLLFLKGLQNPDGTPRYSVYTVNLIPLGGYAISIVCNIGLNALSDWKAWRWQVSVGAATVQLIATSVLSGWPDSWRTIMGFYFLTFATAAWGYALLAWVGEILRKEPEVRSILVAIAITLVYVGHATIPLRAWRVSDSPRYPVGFPLAAAFSAGSILAILGILFYVRKYPKVISWGLDPTNEVAVEEEGISGTNDRKQPDERSIQV, translated from the exons ATGTCTGCGCCGTCAAGTCTATCGGAACGTCGCGATGAAGCCATGACAGAATCAACATCATGGCTGGCCAAGGTCCATCCGTATTTCAAGAATCCATCACATGTTCTGGTGTTTAAATTAGATTGCTTGTTGCTGGTGTGGGCATTTATAGCTGGTCTATTCAAA GACATGGATCAATCTGCCACGACGGCTGCATTTGTCTCGGGAATGAAGGAAGACCTCAATCTCTACGGCAACGAACTGGTAGAATTTACGACATATTTCTCCATCGGCTATGCGATCTTTATCGTCCCATCGCAACTCATCCAAACACGAGTCCGACCATCTATCTTCCTCCCAGTTTGTGAGATTATATGGGGACTTTTTACTCTATTCACATACAAAGCCCCAAATGCCAAAATTATATTTGCGCTGAGGTTTCTGCTTGGTGTATTCGAGTCTACATCGTGGCCAGGTATCGTGAATCTGATCTTCAACTG gtaccgtcccgaagaactTGGTAAACGACTGGCTATTTTCGGCGTCAGTGGTGTAGCAGGAAACATGTTCCTCGGCATCCTCCAAGCCGCACTATACAAGAACCTCGACGGTGTCTCAGGCCATGCTGGTTGGCAATGGTTGTTTATCGTCAGTGGTATCATGACGATCTTCTGGGGTTTCATCGGCCTACTCGTCATTCCTGACTCGCCAGCCATCACAAGGGCTCTTTGGCTTACCGAAGCCGAAAAAGAACTCGCACGTCTTCGAATGAGCGACTGCGGTGTCAAAACATCTGGTATTATACCGTTCAAGACACTCGTTCACAAACTCAAACTTCTCGTCATGAGTCCATTGTCATATTTGTTTCTTGCAGCTTATCTTCAATTTGCATGGAGTCAGCGTGCAAACTCTTACTTCTTACTCTTCCTTAAAGGGTTACAAAATCCAGACGGAACACCGCGTTATTCAGTATACACAGTTAACCTGATCCCACTCGGCGGTTATGCTATCAGCATAGTTTGCAATATTGGCCTCAACGCCCTCAGTGATTGGAAAGCGTGGCGTTGGCAGGTTAGCGTTGGCGCCGCCACGGTCCAACTTATAGCGACATCTGTTCTTTCAGGCTGGCCTGATTCGTGGAGAACCATTATGGGCTTTTACTTCCTTACTTTTGCCACTGCAGCTTGGGGATATGCATTGCTTGCTTGGGTCGGTGAAATTTTGAGAAAGGAGCCCGAGGTACGATCTATTCTAGTGGCGATTGCTATTACACTGGTCTATGTTGGCCACGCAACTATTCCTTTACGCGCTTGGCGTGTGAGTGATTCTCCCAGATATCCCGTTGGATTTCCTCTAGCTGCTGCGTTTAGTGCCGGAAGTATCCT